The genomic window GGTCCGGCTTCACGAGAGGCCGGCCGGGGTGCACAATCATCTCCCGACACCCGAGTCCCGGGGGGTTCCTCCGCGGCTTGCCGAGTCGCGCCGGGTGGCCGTTCTCGAAGGACACGACCGTGCGTCGATTCCCTTTGCGGTTCACGGTGCGGCGACTGATGGCGGCGGTCGCGGTCGCGGCCGTGGTGATGGCGGCCTGGGCGATTTACTTCGACCCGGTCCGCCGGTGGCAATGGGCGGTCACCGATGACCAGGACGGCCCGGGGCGCTGGGAGGCCCTTCGCGAGGTTGGCCGCGGACGGATCGACAAGGCGACGGCCCTCGCCGTGCTGACGCACGCCCTCGGCTCGTCGAGCTATCGCGTCCGCGAGACGGCCGTCGCGGGCCTCGGCCAGCTCGGCCCCGCGGCGCGGCCCTCCGCGTCGGCGCTGATCGCGGTGCTGGCCGACCCGGAGCCGGTGATCCGGGCCCGCGCCGCGTCGGAGCTGATCCAGGTCCTGCCGCCCGGCGACCCCGGGCGCGACGAGGCCCTGCCCGAGCTCAGGCGATTGCTGGGCGACCCGTCCCCCCAGGTCCGCCTGAAGGCCGCCGGGACGCTCGCGGAGTTCGGCCACGGGCTCGACGGCCTGCCGATCCTCATCGATGTCCTGAAACGCCCGGAATACCTCGCGCGGGCCGAGG from Aquisphaera giovannonii includes these protein-coding regions:
- a CDS encoding HEAT repeat domain-containing protein, which encodes MRRFPLRFTVRRLMAAVAVAAVVMAAWAIYFDPVRRWQWAVTDDQDGPGRWEALREVGRGRIDKATALAVLTHALGSSSYRVRETAVAGLGQLGPAARPSASALIAVLADPEPVIRARAASELIQVLPPGDPGRDEALPELRRLLGDPSPQVRLKAAGTLAEFGHGLDGLPILIDVLKRPEYLARAEALWAIGVIGPSAAPEALPAVKQLESEVGTAVAPDMSRFLRAYAPQARYLLGDRAGGLASLRALAGSPDPELAREARRVLARLPVDE